The Pyrenophora tritici-repentis strain M4 chromosome 10, whole genome shotgun sequence genome contains a region encoding:
- a CDS encoding BTB domain containing protein, with protein sequence MALPPAVGSVTSDFRLTDLSGETIRVQAGNRIIYVHKALIAASSEFFRNVTKPEWTTHSKVIDLSNQCPEIFEIYCQWLYSKRPFSGNPQGNTWISFAKFYVLGEEIMDQAFQNVIVDAMIARSPFHMLDIQNRARLYCTGI encoded by the exons ATGGCGCTTCCGCCCGCCGTAGGTTCAGTAACATCGGATTTCAGGCTTACAGA TCTTTCAGGAGAGACCATTCGGGTCCAAGCCGGCAACCGAATCATCTATGTACACAAAGCTCTTATTGCAGCCAGCTCTGAGTTTTTCCGGAACGTAACGAAGCCCGAATGGACAACACACTCGAAGGTAATCGACTTGTCTAATCAGTGTCCCGAGATCTTCGAAATCTACTGCCAATGGCTTTATAGTAAGCGCCCATTTTCGGGCAATCCACAGGGGAACACTTGGATATCTTTCGCCAAATTTTATGTCCTGGGGGAGGAAATCATGGACCAAGCTTTCCAGAATGTTATCGTTGACGCTATGATCGCTCGCTCGCCATTCCACATGCTCGACATCCAAAACCGAGCTAGGCTTTACTGTACCGGGATATAA
- a CDS encoding cysteine protease (OTU family) — protein sequence MPIRIRLRAPNGTHTISLDDHAAVSDLLSSISEKTELPLFELKWNHPPQPLDPSLYGLSTLLKDTDLKLNGASIIVIGKATGDPSERKREEELQAATSQAAPLSLQRKQNSALKDTPEVPVPDRSGTIVLRVMPDDNSCMFRAVGSAVLTDTLDAMTELRSMVAQAIQRDPEQYNEAILQRSPDEYCKWISYSDSWGGGIELSILSQEFDIEISSINVQDLRVDRFNEGKSRRCILVYSGIHYDTIALVPRGTSPQDPSQDIKLFDANDTVILEAARELCGQLKKQHYYTDTQKFNIKCNKCGWKGSGEREAVQHATETGHSDFGEAD from the coding sequence ATGCCGATCCGCATTCGATTGCGAGCACCCAACGGTACTCATACCATCTCCCTCGACGATCACGCCGCCGTTTCCGATCTTCTCTCCTCCATCAGCGAAAAGACTGAGCTGCCATTATTCGAGCTCAAATGGAACCATCCACCACAACCGCTAGATCCGTCTCTGTACGGCTTGTCCACCCTGTTGAAGGACACCGACCTTAAGCTCAACGGCGCATCTATTATCGTCATCGGGAAGGCCACAGGCGACCCAAGTGAGCGGAAGCGGGAAGAGGAACTTCAAGCTGCGACATCGCAAGCGGCCCCATTGTCTCTCCAGCGCAAGCAGAACTCAGCACTAAAAGACACCCCCGAAGTGCCTGTACCCGATCGCAGCGGCACAATCGTACTTCGAGTAATGCCGGATGATAACTCTTGCATGTTTCGAGCAGTGGGCAGTGCCGTACTGACTGACACACTGGACGCCATGACTGAGCTCAGGTCGATGGTCGCGCAAGCCATACAGAGAGATCCGGAGCAGTACAACGAGGCAATCTTGCAACGATCTCCTGACGAATACTGCAAGTGGATATCATACTCTGACTCATGGGGTGGAGGTATCGAGCTCAGCATTCTATCCCAGGAGTTCGATATCGAGATATCCAGTATCAACGTGCAGGATCTTCGAGTCGACAGATTTAACGAGGGCAAATCACGACGTTGCATCCTGGTATATTCCGGCATTCACTACGACACCATCGCACTTGTCCCAAGGGGTACGTCACCGCAAGATCCATCGCAAGATATCAAGCTATTTGATGCCAATGACACGGTCATCCTGGAGGCGGCGAGGGAGCTTTGCGGGCAACTGAAGAAACAACATTACTATACTGACACCCAGAAATTCAATATTAAATGCAATAAGTGTGGGTGGAAGGGGTCAGGTGAACGAGAAGCCGTACAACATGCCACCGAGACCGGCCACAGCGACTTCGGTGAAGCGGACTAG